One Fundidesulfovibrio terrae genomic window carries:
- a CDS encoding HD domain-containing protein, giving the protein MSQSFKDAVGICKAIIRNGYDAYVINARLQKQLLAASDQPELDICTDATFDDLSKFFPNIGKIQGEAFAQLKEGDTLLNFYQTDTAEASHPEECLVRLTTRIAKKLTEDDELPPNLACPYLPRTADPLDGFADFSGGVIRFKGIQDQTLRQDYLRAIRAMRYSANFGLPIGPNSWMAILRAGQRVLDYVPVSDIMDEWRKVEAENMHVFVRLLYESMILHGLLPEIAALARIKQKKNETEEESVFEHTLAVMRHYPEELPYDWFGTLSCLFHDVGKLHTAEIVDGHWNFHQHHRVGAKVTRKLLTQLRMDHDEIDLICHLVRHHMRFHFMLTDKGIRRFKALDEYPRLIEHARADIKARGGNYKEFNHNFKMLDRTEVREEELEPLLNGKEIMTILGIAPGPAVGVIRDALLQAQVMGDVQSVEQAVDFVKKYSAREQLSG; this is encoded by the coding sequence ATGAGCCAGTCTTTCAAGGACGCCGTAGGCATCTGCAAGGCCATCATCCGTAACGGCTACGACGCCTACGTCATCAACGCGAGGCTCCAGAAGCAGCTGCTCGCCGCATCCGACCAGCCCGAGCTGGACATCTGCACCGACGCCACCTTCGACGACCTCTCCAAGTTCTTCCCCAACATCGGGAAGATCCAGGGGGAGGCCTTCGCCCAGCTCAAGGAAGGCGACACGCTGCTCAACTTCTACCAGACCGACACCGCCGAGGCCTCCCACCCCGAGGAATGCCTCGTGCGCCTGACCACGCGCATCGCCAAGAAGCTCACCGAGGATGACGAGCTGCCGCCCAACCTGGCCTGTCCCTACCTGCCCCGCACCGCCGACCCCCTGGACGGCTTCGCGGACTTCTCCGGCGGCGTCATCCGCTTCAAGGGCATCCAGGACCAGACCCTCAGGCAGGACTACCTGCGCGCCATCCGGGCCATGCGCTACTCGGCCAACTTCGGCCTGCCCATCGGCCCCAACTCCTGGATGGCCATCCTGCGGGCCGGACAGCGCGTGCTGGACTACGTGCCCGTCTCGGACATCATGGACGAATGGCGCAAGGTGGAAGCCGAGAACATGCACGTGTTCGTGCGCCTGCTCTACGAATCCATGATCCTGCACGGGCTTCTGCCCGAGATCGCCGCCCTGGCGCGCATCAAGCAGAAGAAGAACGAGACCGAGGAAGAGTCGGTCTTTGAGCACACCCTGGCCGTCATGCGCCACTACCCCGAGGAGCTGCCCTACGACTGGTTCGGCACCCTCTCCTGCCTGTTCCACGACGTGGGCAAGCTGCACACCGCCGAGATCGTGGACGGCCACTGGAACTTCCACCAGCACCACCGAGTGGGCGCCAAGGTCACCCGCAAGCTCCTCACCCAGCTTCGCATGGACCACGACGAGATCGACCTGATCTGCCACCTGGTGCGCCACCACATGCGCTTCCACTTCATGCTCACCGACAAGGGCATCCGCCGCTTCAAGGCCCTGGACGAATACCCGCGCCTGATCGAGCACGCCCGCGCCGACATCAAGGCTCGTGGCGGCAACTACAAGGAATTCAACCACAACTTCAAAATGCTCGACCGCACCGAGGTGCGCGAGGAAGAGCTCGAACCGCTCCTGAACGGCAAGGAGATCATGACCATCCTGGGCATCGCCCCCGGACCCGCCGTGGGCGTCATCCGCGACGCGCTCCTGCAGGCCCAGGTCATGGGAGACGTGCAGTCCGTGGAGCAGGCCGTCGACTTCGTGAAGAAGTACTCCGCCAGGGAGCAGCTCTCCGGATGA
- a CDS encoding PAS domain-containing hybrid sensor histidine kinase/response regulator yields the protein MATQTNDVPGQLIEVQQTGEDAEWRARELESALSAVAEGLIVLDFQGRIVRMNQAGQAVYGYTQAEMSLPLEERVKAVRFESPEGEAVPAQDLPGSRALKGETVINAVYRFSRGEAAAVRWLSMNAAPIRRADGSSMGAVVTFQDITERVETDTALRQTKEFLELLINTSHCAVFVLGKDGRFLTENKACERITGYPAEEVLGRYFTDFLPKDFAADADEIFSQVVSGGFSIIDREVPFVHKDGSIKTFLLSAAPLREAGRITSVIGSGVDISERKVLETNLVKAVEQAEAATRAKSEFLANMSHEIRTPMTGILGMTGLALKTCTEPKAREFLLLAKQSGEALLAIINDILDLSKIEAGKIELEKKEFHLRELLELVLESFELTAQEKKLRLTHSVDQDVPNSLIGDAMRLRQILINLLGNAIKFTKQGRVAVAVKRGAGHPPGQEGVTLVFAVQDTGVGISPDKLGKIFESFSQAHIPDPKYGGTGLGLTISRELAGMMGGRIWVESEMDRGSTFFFTARFGLGAEEQEQDHVVDHLAPAAPLPALKILLSEDNPVNQILAVSLLQRAGHTVTLANNGLEALDALRREPFDVVLMDVRMPMMDGEEATQRIRTGEAGEDRRDIPIVALTAHALVGDRERFLAAGMDDYISKPINAEDLTAALARCLAKRRNGEPRAASPESPAQD from the coding sequence ATGGCAACGCAGACCAATGACGTTCCCGGTCAGCTCATCGAAGTGCAGCAGACCGGGGAGGATGCCGAATGGCGGGCCAGGGAGCTGGAATCCGCTCTCTCCGCAGTGGCCGAAGGGCTGATCGTCCTGGACTTCCAGGGCAGGATCGTCCGCATGAACCAGGCCGGCCAGGCCGTCTACGGCTACACCCAGGCGGAGATGTCCCTGCCCCTTGAGGAGCGGGTGAAGGCCGTGCGCTTCGAGAGCCCGGAAGGCGAGGCCGTGCCCGCGCAAGACCTGCCCGGCTCACGGGCCTTGAAGGGCGAGACGGTGATCAACGCGGTCTACAGGTTCAGTCGCGGCGAGGCGGCGGCGGTCCGCTGGCTGTCAATGAACGCCGCTCCGATCCGGCGCGCGGATGGTTCGAGCATGGGCGCGGTGGTCACGTTCCAGGACATCACCGAGCGGGTGGAAACCGATACGGCCCTGCGCCAGACAAAGGAATTCCTGGAACTGCTCATCAACACCAGCCACTGCGCCGTGTTCGTGCTGGGCAAGGACGGTCGGTTTCTGACCGAGAACAAGGCCTGCGAGCGGATAACCGGATACCCCGCCGAGGAAGTTCTCGGACGTTACTTTACGGATTTCCTGCCCAAGGACTTTGCCGCCGATGCGGACGAGATTTTCAGCCAGGTCGTGTCGGGAGGCTTTTCGATCATCGATCGGGAGGTCCCCTTCGTGCACAAGGACGGCTCCATCAAGACATTTCTCCTGAGCGCCGCCCCGCTGCGCGAGGCCGGGAGAATCACGTCCGTGATCGGTTCCGGAGTGGACATCTCCGAGCGCAAGGTCCTGGAGACCAATCTGGTGAAGGCCGTGGAGCAGGCCGAGGCGGCCACCCGGGCCAAAAGCGAGTTCCTGGCCAACATGAGCCACGAGATCAGGACCCCCATGACGGGCATCCTGGGCATGACCGGCCTGGCGCTCAAGACCTGCACCGAGCCGAAGGCGCGCGAGTTTCTCCTCTTGGCCAAGCAGTCCGGGGAAGCCCTGCTGGCCATCATCAACGACATCCTGGACCTGTCAAAGATCGAGGCCGGCAAGATCGAACTGGAGAAGAAAGAGTTTCATCTCCGGGAGCTTCTGGAACTCGTGCTGGAGTCGTTCGAGCTGACGGCTCAGGAGAAGAAGCTCAGGCTCACCCACTCGGTTGACCAGGACGTGCCGAACAGTCTGATCGGGGACGCCATGCGCCTGCGGCAGATACTCATCAATCTTCTGGGAAACGCCATCAAGTTCACCAAGCAGGGCCGGGTTGCGGTCGCCGTGAAGCGGGGGGCCGGGCATCCTCCCGGCCAGGAGGGCGTTACGCTCGTGTTTGCGGTCCAGGACACGGGGGTCGGCATTTCTCCCGACAAGCTGGGGAAAATATTCGAGAGCTTCTCCCAGGCCCACATCCCCGACCCCAAGTACGGCGGGACCGGGCTCGGTCTCACCATTTCCAGGGAGCTCGCGGGCATGATGGGCGGCCGCATCTGGGTGGAGAGCGAGATGGACAGGGGGAGCACCTTCTTTTTCACCGCCCGGTTCGGGCTGGGCGCGGAGGAACAGGAGCAGGACCACGTTGTCGACCATCTGGCCCCGGCCGCGCCGTTGCCCGCGCTCAAAATCCTTCTGTCCGAGGACAACCCGGTCAACCAGATACTGGCCGTGTCGCTCTTGCAACGAGCCGGCCACACAGTGACCTTGGCCAACAACGGTCTGGAAGCCCTCGACGCCTTGCGGCGGGAGCCGTTCGACGTGGTGCTCATGGATGTGCGGATGCCGATGATGGACGGCGAGGAGGCCACCCAGCGGATCAGGACCGGGGAGGCCGGGGAGGACCGCAGGGACATCCCCATCGTGGCCCTGACCGCCCACGCCTTGGTCGGCGACCGGGAACGGTTTCTTGCCGCGGGCATGGATGACTACATCTCCAAGCCGATCAATGCCGAGGATCTGACGGCGGCGCTTGCGAGATGCCTGGCGAAGCGCAGGAACGGGGAGCCCCGCGCAGCTTCACCGGAATCACCCGCTCAAGACTGA
- a CDS encoding amidohydrolase family protein, translating into MTNDETYTLRVRRAAIMFPGREIVEDAAVVVHDGLVVQAGAWSDLKASCPADVRDLGETTLLPGLVNAHGHLELSHLGLPPARMGGYLDWVRWLVAQPLGGTNPEAVARAAMQLLECGTAAVADIATRLPRLVAQGLDEAGIDYAIFFERFGYQGDAPLPDIDSERLALAGHALYSTSPESLRAAKAWDTARGKPFSIHLAEHEGETELLAAGTGAFADFMRERILPKDFIAPGLSPVAWADALGLLDSRTLAVHAVHVSKSDIEILKGRGATVCLCPRSNEIIGVGRAPARALLDAGVPCCLGTDSLASAPDLNLFEELSALLAFCPLSPHEALSLLGPVPARALGFHRLGRLAPGSPARFAVLPTDLEAALFD; encoded by the coding sequence ATGACGAATGACGAAACGTATACGCTACGCGTACGCCGGGCGGCGATCATGTTTCCGGGCCGGGAAATCGTCGAGGACGCGGCCGTCGTGGTGCACGATGGCCTCGTCGTCCAGGCCGGGGCCTGGAGCGACCTTAAGGCGTCCTGCCCGGCCGACGTGCGAGACCTGGGTGAAACCACCCTGCTGCCCGGGCTCGTGAACGCCCACGGCCACCTGGAACTCTCCCATCTGGGGCTGCCCCCTGCTCGCATGGGCGGCTACCTGGACTGGGTGCGCTGGCTGGTGGCCCAGCCCCTGGGGGGCACCAACCCCGAGGCCGTCGCCCGGGCGGCCATGCAGCTTCTCGAGTGCGGCACGGCCGCCGTGGCCGACATCGCAACGCGGCTCCCCCGGCTGGTGGCCCAGGGCCTGGACGAGGCCGGGATCGACTACGCCATCTTCTTCGAGCGTTTCGGCTACCAGGGCGACGCCCCCCTGCCGGACATCGATTCCGAGCGCCTGGCGCTGGCCGGGCACGCCCTCTACTCCACCAGCCCCGAATCCCTGCGGGCGGCCAAGGCCTGGGACACCGCGCGGGGCAAGCCCTTCTCCATCCATCTGGCCGAGCACGAAGGGGAAACCGAGCTTCTGGCCGCGGGCACCGGGGCGTTCGCCGATTTCATGCGGGAGCGAATCCTGCCGAAGGATTTCATTGCGCCGGGGCTCTCCCCCGTGGCCTGGGCCGACGCCCTGGGCCTCCTGGACAGCCGCACCCTGGCCGTGCATGCCGTGCATGTGTCGAAATCTGATATCGAAATACTGAAAGGACGCGGGGCGACCGTGTGCCTGTGCCCCCGCTCCAACGAAATCATCGGCGTGGGCCGGGCCCCGGCCCGGGCGCTTCTGGACGCGGGCGTGCCCTGCTGCCTGGGCACGGATTCCCTGGCCTCCGCGCCCGACCTGAACCTCTTCGAGGAGCTTTCCGCCCTGCTTGCGTTCTGCCCGCTTTCCCCGCACGAAGCCTTGTCCCTGCTGGGGCCGGTTCCGGCGCGGGCGCTGGGCTTTCACCGCCTGGGCAGGCTGGCTCCCGGCTCCCCGGCGCGCTTCGCCGTGCTCCCGACGGACCTGGAAGCCGCACTGTTCGATTGA
- a CDS encoding methyltransferase domain-containing protein, with product MEITNEQRVQIEASLRDKYEKVAAGAPGQFKYPTGESGLSGLGYRREWYEHLPKPVRECFCGVGNPFAMGLPGKGAHVLDVGCGCGVDTLIAAGAAGPGGRAVGLESSQAMLAKARENAQASGASNAEFVEGNAETLPFEDATFDLVTSSGVYNLVIDKKKALAEAFRVLKPGGRLQIADQILTGPPPLSREDMVASWFTUKGGAIPGTVFLDMIAKAGFTQVECHGETGFKSSPVTVGMLFSAVKPG from the coding sequence ATGGAAATCACCAACGAGCAACGCGTGCAGATCGAGGCCAGCCTGCGTGACAAATACGAGAAGGTCGCGGCCGGAGCGCCCGGACAGTTCAAGTATCCCACCGGAGAGTCGGGGCTTTCCGGGCTGGGCTACCGCCGCGAGTGGTACGAACATCTCCCCAAGCCCGTACGGGAGTGCTTCTGCGGCGTGGGCAACCCCTTCGCCATGGGGTTGCCGGGCAAGGGCGCCCACGTGCTGGACGTGGGCTGCGGCTGCGGCGTGGATACGCTCATCGCGGCCGGGGCAGCCGGGCCGGGCGGACGGGCCGTGGGCCTGGAAAGCTCCCAGGCCATGCTCGCCAAGGCCCGTGAGAACGCCCAGGCGTCAGGCGCGTCAAACGCCGAGTTCGTGGAAGGCAACGCCGAGACGCTGCCCTTCGAGGACGCCACGTTCGACCTGGTGACGTCCAGCGGCGTCTACAACCTTGTGATCGACAAGAAGAAGGCTCTGGCAGAGGCTTTCCGGGTTCTCAAGCCCGGCGGGCGGCTCCAGATAGCGGACCAGATCCTCACCGGCCCGCCGCCCTTGTCCAGGGAGGACATGGTGGCCTCCTGGTTCACCTGAAAGGGGGGAGCCATACCGGGAACGGTGTTCCTGGACATGATCGCCAAGGCCGGGTTCACGCAGGTGGAGTGCCACGGCGAGACGGGGTTCAAGAGCTCTCCGGTGACGGTGGGAATGCTTTTTTCCGCGGTGAAGCCGGGATAG
- a CDS encoding aspartate carbamoyltransferase catalytic subunit — protein sequence MTWPHKDLLDVTQLSRADATEILRAAKSFQEINSRPVKKVPILKGKSVILFFAEPSTRTKTSFDVAGKRLSADTFSLAKSGSSLTKGESLKDTVLTLQAMKPDAIVMRHNMSGAAKFIAERLECAVINAGDGWHAHPTQALLDAFTLTERWGGVEGKTVLILGDIAHSRVARSNVHLLRLLGASVRLCAPKTLLPHAVSSWGVPVSSDLDEAVRGVDAVMCLRLQLERQQAGLLPDVREYSRRFCMTLPRLAKAAKGAVVLHPGPINRGWEIASDLADASESLILDQVASGVDVRMALLHLYLTRKERKE from the coding sequence ATGACCTGGCCACACAAGGACCTTCTTGACGTGACCCAGCTCTCCCGGGCCGATGCCACGGAGATTCTCCGGGCGGCCAAGTCCTTCCAGGAGATCAATTCCCGTCCCGTGAAGAAGGTGCCCATCTTGAAGGGCAAGTCCGTCATCCTCTTTTTCGCCGAGCCGTCCACGCGCACCAAGACCAGCTTCGACGTGGCGGGCAAGCGCCTCTCGGCGGACACCTTCTCCCTGGCCAAGAGCGGAAGCTCCCTGACCAAGGGCGAATCCCTCAAGGATACGGTGCTCACCCTCCAGGCCATGAAGCCCGACGCCATCGTCATGCGCCACAACATGAGCGGCGCGGCCAAGTTCATCGCCGAGCGCCTGGAGTGCGCCGTGATCAACGCGGGCGACGGCTGGCACGCCCACCCCACCCAGGCATTGCTGGACGCCTTCACCCTCACCGAACGCTGGGGCGGCGTGGAAGGCAAGACCGTGCTCATCCTTGGCGACATCGCCCACAGCCGGGTGGCCCGCTCCAACGTGCACCTCTTGCGCCTGCTCGGCGCGTCCGTGCGCCTGTGCGCCCCCAAGACCCTGCTGCCCCATGCCGTGTCCAGCTGGGGCGTGCCGGTCTCTTCCGACCTGGACGAGGCCGTGCGCGGCGTGGACGCGGTCATGTGCCTGCGCCTGCAGCTGGAGCGCCAGCAGGCCGGGCTTCTGCCTGACGTGCGCGAATACTCCCGCCGCTTCTGCATGACCCTGCCCCGCCTGGCCAAGGCCGCCAAGGGGGCCGTGGTGCTGCACCCCGGCCCCATCAACCGGGGCTGGGAGATCGCCTCGGACCTGGCCGACGCCAGCGAAAGCCTTATCCTGGATCAGGTGGCCTCGGGCGTGGACGTGCGCATGGCGCTCCTGCACCTCTATCTCACCCGCAAGGAACGCAAGGAGTAG
- a CDS encoding dihydroorotase, giving the protein MSQADLVVRSAALATDPQTPVDLFVAKGRVVALVASGTRPVPEGAKVVEASGLILLPGLSDVHVHLREPGQEWKETIATGLSAAAKGGFVNVMCMANTDPVNDQACVTETMLDKAAKSHPKGPRLFPVGALTVGLDGKALAPMEELKAAGCKAFSNDGRPVADSELFRRALEYASDLGIPVIDHCEDPYLAPHAGVNEGVVSARLGLRGAPTAGEAIQVARDCLLSKYLGVPIHLAHVSCAQSVDIIRAAKAQGAPVTAETAPHYLILTEEACEGYDTAAKVNPPLRTRTDQQALLAALEDGTIDVLATDHAPHAAHEKETPFDEAPNGISGLETALSVTWELVARGELSAKSLISAWCTRPAEIFGLPQNRFQEGDPADFILFDPAARWTVTPQSLLSKGKNTPLLGRELTGQVRAAYVAGKNALQA; this is encoded by the coding sequence ATGTCCCAAGCCGATCTCGTGGTGCGCTCCGCCGCCCTGGCCACCGATCCCCAGACGCCCGTGGACCTTTTCGTGGCCAAGGGGCGCGTGGTCGCCCTGGTTGCGTCCGGAACCCGCCCCGTGCCCGAGGGCGCGAAAGTGGTGGAAGCCTCCGGCCTCATCCTCCTGCCCGGACTTTCCGACGTGCACGTGCACCTGCGCGAGCCCGGCCAGGAATGGAAGGAGACCATCGCCACCGGTCTTTCCGCCGCGGCCAAGGGCGGATTCGTCAACGTCATGTGCATGGCCAACACCGACCCGGTGAACGATCAGGCCTGCGTCACCGAGACCATGCTGGACAAGGCTGCCAAGTCCCATCCCAAGGGGCCGCGCCTGTTCCCCGTGGGCGCGCTCACCGTGGGACTGGACGGCAAGGCCCTGGCCCCCATGGAGGAGCTCAAGGCCGCCGGCTGCAAGGCCTTTTCCAACGACGGCCGTCCCGTGGCCGACAGCGAGCTCTTCCGTCGCGCCCTGGAATACGCGTCCGATCTGGGCATCCCGGTCATCGACCACTGCGAGGACCCGTACCTGGCCCCCCACGCGGGCGTGAACGAAGGCGTGGTCAGCGCCCGCCTGGGGCTGCGCGGCGCGCCCACGGCCGGGGAGGCCATCCAGGTGGCCCGCGACTGCCTGCTGTCCAAGTACCTCGGCGTGCCCATCCACCTGGCCCACGTCTCCTGCGCGCAAAGCGTGGACATCATCCGCGCGGCCAAGGCCCAGGGAGCGCCCGTCACCGCCGAGACCGCGCCCCACTACCTCATCCTCACCGAGGAGGCCTGCGAGGGCTACGACACCGCCGCCAAGGTCAACCCGCCCCTTCGCACCCGCACGGACCAGCAAGCCCTGCTGGCGGCCCTGGAGGACGGCACCATCGACGTGCTGGCCACGGACCACGCCCCCCACGCCGCCCACGAGAAGGAGACCCCCTTCGACGAGGCCCCCAACGGCATCTCGGGGCTGGAAACCGCCCTGTCCGTCACCTGGGAGCTGGTGGCGCGCGGCGAATTGTCCGCCAAATCGCTCATATCCGCCTGGTGCACCCGCCCGGCGGAAATCTTCGGCCTGCCGCAGAACCGCTTCCAGGAGGGCGACCCGGCCGACTTCATCCTTTTCGATCCCGCTGCCCGCTGGACCGTGACCCCCCAGTCGCTTCTGTCCAAGGGCAAGAACACCCCGCTTCTCGGGCGCGAACTGACCGGACAGGTCAGGGCCGCCTACGTTGCCGGAAAAAACGCGCTTCAAGCATAA
- a CDS encoding glutamine--tRNA ligase/YqeY domain fusion protein translates to MSETGKEHLDFLRTIVAEDLESGKHASVATRFPPEPNGYLHVGHAKSICLNFGIAKQFGGTCNLRFDDTNPTKEEQEYVDSIQADVRWLGFSWDDRMYFASDYFEKLYEFAEILIQKGLAYVDDQTAEEIREARGTLTEPGIDSPYRDRSVDENLQLFRRMRAGDFPDGARVLRAKIDMTSPNIVMRDPTLYRIRHASHHRTGDAWCIYPMYDFTHCISDALEHITHSICTLEFENNRELYDWVLDNLPVPARPRQYEFARLNLTYVVVSKRRLIQLVTEGHVTGWDDPRMPTIQGLRRRGYTPEAIRLFAERIGVARAANTVEIEMLEACLREDLNDRAPRAMGVLRPVKVVITNYPEEQEEAFECANHPEKPEMGTRKIPFSRELYIERDDFREVPPKGYHRLSPGKEVRLRHAYYVTCTGVVKDEATGEVTEIHCTYDPATKGGWSDDGRKVKGTIHWVSARHAAWAEVRLYDRLFTKPDPMDVEEGKDFKDYINPNALETVHNCPVEPSLAQMHPEQFFQFERLGYFVADRREHGPDRLVFNRSVGLRDSWAKQEKKGA, encoded by the coding sequence ATGAGCGAGACCGGAAAAGAGCATCTGGACTTTTTACGCACCATCGTGGCCGAGGACCTGGAAAGCGGCAAGCACGCAAGCGTGGCCACCCGTTTCCCCCCCGAGCCCAACGGCTACCTGCACGTCGGGCACGCCAAGTCCATCTGCCTCAACTTCGGCATCGCCAAGCAGTTCGGCGGCACCTGCAACCTGCGCTTCGACGACACCAACCCCACCAAGGAAGAGCAGGAGTACGTCGACTCCATCCAGGCCGACGTGCGCTGGCTGGGCTTTTCCTGGGACGACCGCATGTACTTCGCTTCCGACTACTTCGAGAAGCTCTACGAGTTCGCGGAAATCCTCATCCAGAAAGGCCTGGCCTACGTCGACGACCAGACCGCCGAAGAGATCCGCGAGGCGCGCGGCACCCTGACCGAACCCGGCATCGACAGCCCCTACCGCGACCGCTCCGTGGACGAGAACCTGCAGCTGTTCCGCCGCATGCGCGCGGGCGACTTCCCCGACGGGGCGCGGGTGCTTCGGGCCAAGATCGACATGACCTCGCCCAACATCGTCATGCGCGACCCCACGCTCTACCGCATCCGGCACGCCAGCCACCACCGCACCGGCGACGCCTGGTGCATCTACCCCATGTACGATTTCACCCACTGCATCTCGGACGCGCTGGAGCACATCACCCACTCCATCTGCACCCTGGAGTTCGAGAACAACCGCGAGCTCTACGACTGGGTGCTGGACAACCTCCCCGTGCCCGCGCGCCCGCGCCAGTACGAGTTCGCGCGCCTGAACCTGACCTACGTGGTGGTCAGCAAGCGCCGCCTGATCCAGCTGGTCACCGAAGGCCACGTCACCGGCTGGGACGACCCGCGCATGCCCACCATCCAGGGGCTTCGCCGACGCGGCTACACCCCCGAGGCCATCCGCCTGTTCGCCGAGCGCATCGGCGTGGCACGCGCCGCCAACACCGTCGAGATCGAGATGCTCGAGGCCTGCCTGCGCGAGGACCTGAACGACCGCGCCCCGCGTGCCATGGGCGTGCTGCGCCCGGTGAAGGTGGTCATCACCAACTATCCCGAGGAGCAGGAAGAGGCCTTCGAATGCGCCAACCATCCCGAGAAGCCGGAGATGGGCACGCGCAAGATCCCCTTCAGCCGCGAGCTGTACATCGAGCGCGACGACTTCCGCGAGGTGCCGCCCAAGGGCTACCACAGGCTCTCCCCCGGCAAGGAGGTGCGCCTGCGCCACGCCTACTACGTCACCTGCACCGGCGTGGTGAAGGACGAGGCCACCGGCGAGGTGACCGAGATCCATTGCACCTACGACCCGGCCACCAAGGGCGGCTGGTCCGACGACGGCCGCAAGGTCAAGGGCACCATCCACTGGGTGAGCGCCAGGCACGCCGCCTGGGCCGAAGTGCGCCTCTACGATCGGCTCTTCACCAAGCCCGACCCCATGGACGTGGAGGAAGGCAAGGACTTCAAGGACTACATCAACCCGAACGCGCTCGAGACCGTGCACAACTGCCCGGTTGAGCCGAGCCTCGCCCAGATGCACCCCGAGCAGTTCTTCCAGTTCGAACGCCTGGGCTACTTCGTGGCCGACAGGCGCGAACACGGGCCGGACCGGCTGGTGTTCAACCGCTCGGTCGGCCTGCGCGACTCCTGGGCCAAGCAGGAGAAGAAGGGCGCGTAA
- a CDS encoding Nif11-like leader peptide family natural product precursor, whose amino-acid sequence MSIDSAIAYMTRMRDDAEFRRKVNECDDPAANWAYLRENGFDFSVDEFKLAQKQVYEVHGTDQLPYAE is encoded by the coding sequence ATGAGCATCGATTCGGCCATTGCCTACATGACGCGCATGCGAGACGACGCCGAGTTCCGACGCAAGGTCAACGAGTGCGACGATCCGGCCGCCAACTGGGCCTACCTGCGGGAAAACGGCTTCGACTTCAGCGTGGACGAGTTCAAGCTGGCCCAGAAGCAGGTCTACGAGGTCCACGGCACGGACCAGCTGCCCTACGCCGAGTAA
- the rlmN gene encoding 23S rRNA (adenine(2503)-C(2))-methyltransferase RlmN, which yields MTLAGKKPNLLDLSFHQLEALLVSLGEPPFRARQVWQWLWQKAVASPLSMTNLSKALRERLAEAAEIRMPRVAQKLESSDGTVKFVLDLDEGENAASIETVLIPEKTHYTQCLSTQAGCAMACTFCRTGQMGLTRNLTPGEILGQILVAKAHLAAVDTRLNLRNLVFMGMGEPLLNYNNLLQAIEALHHPQGLDFSTRRITVSTVGIVPGILEFGRSGMGALAVSLHAPTQELREKIMPKAAKALPLNKLIETLKQIPLKPRETITFEYVLLGGVNDSLQQAKELVRILSHVKGKVNLIAYNESPGLPYKTPDPAAVEAFQKALWDKGITVTLRKSKGRDIFAACGQLLAAHEMGEEKE from the coding sequence ATGACCCTGGCCGGAAAGAAACCCAACCTTCTCGATCTGAGCTTCCACCAGCTCGAGGCGCTCCTCGTCAGCCTTGGCGAGCCCCCTTTCCGGGCTCGCCAGGTCTGGCAGTGGCTCTGGCAGAAGGCCGTGGCCTCGCCCCTTTCGATGACCAACCTCTCCAAGGCCCTGCGCGAACGCCTGGCCGAGGCCGCGGAAATCCGCATGCCGCGCGTGGCCCAGAAGCTCGAAAGCTCCGACGGAACGGTGAAGTTCGTGCTCGACCTGGACGAGGGCGAAAACGCCGCCTCCATCGAGACCGTGCTCATCCCCGAGAAGACCCATTACACCCAGTGCCTTTCCACCCAGGCCGGGTGCGCCATGGCCTGCACCTTCTGCCGCACCGGCCAGATGGGGCTCACCCGCAACCTGACCCCGGGCGAGATTCTGGGGCAGATCCTGGTGGCCAAGGCACATCTCGCGGCCGTGGACACGCGGCTCAACCTGCGCAACCTGGTGTTCATGGGCATGGGCGAGCCCCTGCTCAACTACAACAATCTCCTGCAAGCCATCGAAGCGCTCCACCACCCCCAGGGGCTCGACTTCTCCACCCGGCGCATCACCGTCTCCACAGTGGGCATCGTGCCGGGAATACTGGAGTTCGGGCGCTCCGGCATGGGGGCGCTGGCCGTGTCGCTGCACGCCCCCACCCAGGAGCTGCGCGAGAAAATCATGCCCAAGGCGGCAAAGGCGTTGCCGCTTAACAAGCTCATCGAGACGCTGAAGCAGATACCGCTCAAGCCCCGGGAAACCATCACCTTCGAATACGTGCTGCTGGGCGGCGTCAACGACTCCCTGCAGCAGGCCAAGGAGTTGGTGCGCATCCTCTCGCACGTCAAAGGCAAGGTGAACCTCATCGCCTACAACGAATCCCCTGGCCTGCCCTACAAGACGCCAGACCCGGCCGCCGTGGAGGCGTTCCAGAAGGCCCTCTGGGACAAGGGGATCACCGTGACGCTCAGAAAGAGCAAGGGGCGGGATATTTTCGCGGCCTGCGGGCAGCTCCTGGCCGCGCACGAGATGGGAGAGGAGAAAGAGTAG